A stretch of the Glutamicibacter sp. JL.03c genome encodes the following:
- a CDS encoding TerC/Alx family metal homeostasis membrane protein, protein MEVSPLIWSITVAIILALLAFDYFFHIRKAHVPSLREAAIWSSIYVGIAIVFGVIVLIFGGADMGAEYFAGYITEKALSVDNLFVFLIIIASFRVPREDQQKVLLFGIVFSLIARTAFIFVGAALINQFAWVFYLFGLILLLTAGNLLKKDDESDEANNFIIRIAKKLFHTTDSYDGDKLFTKVDGKKVLTPMLLVMVAIGGTDILFALDSIPAIFGLTQNVYIVFTATAFSLMGLRQLYFLLDGLLDRLIYLSYGLAAILAFIGVKLILHALHENNLPFVNGGEPVHVIEISTGLSLSVIIGVLVITVLASLFSKAGKAQTAIGNLRRHASSYNDLTYTADAGERERIYRALVAEEELVKTMEKKYRDKAKDVDKIREEVKEAHRQHDEYLKS, encoded by the coding sequence ATGGAAGTTTCGCCTTTAATCTGGTCCATTACCGTGGCCATCATCCTCGCACTTCTCGCTTTCGATTATTTCTTCCATATTCGCAAGGCCCATGTTCCTAGCCTGCGGGAAGCCGCCATCTGGTCGAGTATCTATGTCGGGATCGCAATAGTTTTTGGCGTCATTGTGCTCATCTTCGGGGGTGCGGATATGGGCGCCGAGTACTTCGCCGGGTACATCACCGAGAAGGCGCTGTCCGTAGACAATCTCTTTGTCTTCCTGATCATCATTGCCAGCTTCCGGGTTCCGCGCGAAGACCAGCAGAAGGTGCTGCTATTCGGCATCGTGTTCTCGCTCATCGCCCGAACGGCGTTCATCTTCGTCGGCGCCGCGTTGATCAACCAGTTTGCTTGGGTGTTCTACCTCTTTGGCCTGATCCTGCTGCTCACCGCAGGCAACCTGCTGAAAAAGGATGACGAATCTGATGAAGCGAACAACTTCATCATCCGCATTGCCAAGAAGCTATTCCACACCACCGATAGCTACGACGGTGACAAGCTCTTCACCAAGGTCGACGGCAAGAAGGTCCTGACTCCGATGCTGCTGGTCATGGTGGCCATCGGTGGCACGGATATCCTCTTTGCACTGGATTCAATTCCCGCCATCTTCGGTTTGACCCAGAACGTCTACATCGTATTCACCGCTACGGCTTTCTCGCTGATGGGCCTGCGGCAGCTTTACTTCCTGCTTGATGGTCTGCTTGACCGGTTGATCTACCTCTCCTACGGGTTGGCAGCCATCCTGGCATTCATCGGTGTCAAGCTCATCTTGCACGCGCTGCACGAGAACAACCTGCCATTTGTCAACGGCGGAGAGCCAGTCCACGTGATCGAAATCAGTACCGGCCTATCCCTGAGCGTGATTATTGGTGTGCTGGTGATTACCGTGCTGGCTTCCCTGTTCAGCAAAGCTGGCAAGGCGCAGACAGCCATAGGCAATCTTCGCCGTCACGCCAGCAGCTACAACGACTTGACCTACACCGCTGACGCAGGTGAACGCGAACGCATCTACCGTGCCCTGGTAGCTGAGGAAGAGCTCGTGAAAACCATGGAGAAGAAATACCGCGACAAGGCCAAGGACGTGGACAAGATCCGCGAAGAAGTCAAAGAGGCCCATCGCCAGCACGATGAGTATCTCAAGAGCTAG
- a CDS encoding YccF domain-containing protein, whose amino-acid sequence MTDLVRGILNVIWLVFGGLWLALGYVLAGIICCLLIVTIPFGIASFRIAGYALWPFGRTVIDRGPVGAFSTLGNVIWLIFAGIWIAIGHVLTAIPMFVSIIGIPLGIANLKMIPISLMPLGKSIVPSDYYIAGIKR is encoded by the coding sequence ATGACTGATTTAGTGCGCGGTATTCTCAACGTTATTTGGTTGGTGTTTGGCGGGCTGTGGCTGGCCTTGGGATACGTTCTGGCCGGCATCATCTGCTGCCTGTTGATCGTGACCATTCCCTTCGGTATCGCGTCCTTCCGCATTGCAGGCTATGCGTTGTGGCCTTTCGGACGTACCGTGATTGATCGCGGACCGGTAGGCGCATTCTCGACTTTGGGCAATGTCATCTGGCTGATCTTCGCAGGCATCTGGATCGCCATCGGGCACGTGCTGACCGCTATTCCGATGTTCGTCTCGATAATCGGTATCCCACTGGGCATTGCGAATCTGAAGATGATCCCGATTTCCTTGATGCCGTTGGGCAAGTCCATTGTTCCTTCGGACTATTACATTGCGGGCATCAAGCGTTAG